The proteins below come from a single Cannabis sativa cultivar Pink pepper isolate KNU-18-1 chromosome 3, ASM2916894v1, whole genome shotgun sequence genomic window:
- the LOC115709245 gene encoding uncharacterized protein LOC115709245 — MRRVKILEKKTGLDSMESINRPSTTPSLRSIQSPFFLLFALLLLLLLPINSHGSSSPGGRARPQTRTSSVFSLFNLKQRSKFWSESVIRSGEFDDLETSTSKLGLLNYTKAGNIANYLKLLEVDSIYLQVPVNFIFVGFEGKGNQEFKLQSEELERWFTKIDHIFEHARIPQIGQVLDPFYKISVEKELRHHLPIVSHVNYNFSVHAIVMGEKVTSIFEQALRVLSRDDDVSAAKGDNVDAFFQVDLDAMEVIFTSLVEYLQLENTYNVFILNPKRDAKRPKYGYRRGLSDSELSFLKENKTLQTMIRQSGGTPEAVLALDKIKKPVYEKHPGVEFSLRIAEDSETVEWYNMCLEALNNIDKLSHGKDTASIIQNKVLQLLKGKNEDMKLVFEKELRSGDYSAQAECLTDTWIGKDRWAFIDLSAGPFSWGPAVGGEGVRTELSLPNVEKTIGSVSELSEDEAEDRLQEAIQEKFAVFGDKDHQAIDILLAEIDIYELFAFKHCKGRRVKLALCEELDERMRDLKNELQSFEGEEYDEAHKTKAIEALKRMENWNLFSDTHEEHQNYTVARDTFLADLGATLWGSMRHIISPSIAEGAFHYYEKISFQLFFITQEKFKRFDQLPVDLDALKIGLQSLLLSSQKLSFSPHMLPLSEDPALAMAFSVARRAAAVPLLLVNGTYRKNIHTYLDSSILQYQLQRLNDHGSLKGMHAHSRSTLEVPIFWFIHGEPLFVDKHYQAKALSDMIIVAQSETSTWESHLQCNGRSLLMDLRRPIKAALAAASEHLAGLIPLHLVYSQAHETAMEDWMWSVGCNPYSITSQGWHISQFQSDTIARSYIITTLEESIEMVNSAIHLLIMERTTEKSFKLFLSQERELVNKYNYVVSLWRRISTVSGELHYVDAIRLLHTLEDASKGFYGLVNQTKALLHPIHCTKERKVEVVFDTTTIPAFLVVLGVLYILLRPRRPKPKIN, encoded by the exons ATGAGAAGAGTGAAGATTTTGGAGAAGAAGACTGGTTTGGACTCCATGGAATCCATTAACAGACCTTCAACAACACCATCACTAAGATCTATTCAATCTCCATTCTTCCTCTTATTCGCTCTCTTACTG TTATTGTTGTTGCCGATCAACTCTCATGGATCTTCGTCTCCCGGTGGAAGAGCTCGACCTCAAACTCGTACATCTTCGGTTTTCTCCTTGTTTAATCTCAAACAGAGGAGCAAATTCTGGAGCGAGTCTGTTATTCGTTCCGGTG AATTTGATGATTTGGAAACTTCCACCTCTAAGCTTGGTCTTCTCAACTACACTAAGGCAG GCAACATTGCGAATTATTTAAAGCTACTCGAAGTTGACTCTATTTACCTTCAAGTTCCTGTCAATTTCATCTTCGTAGGATTTGAAGGCAAAGGAAATCAAG AATTTAAGCTACAATCCGAAGAACTTGAGCGTTGGTTCACAAAAATTGATCACATATTTGAACATGCTCGGATTCCCCAAATTGGACAAGTTTTGGACCCATTTTACAAGATTAGTGTTGAAAAAGAACTGCGTCACCATCTTCCTATAGTCAGCCATGTAAATTACAA CTTTTCTGTTCATGCAATAGTGATGGGAGAAAAGGTTACCTCCATATTTGAGCAAGCATTACGTGTTTTATCTCGCGATGATGATGTTTCTGCTGCTAAAGG GGATAATGTGGATGCATTTTTTCAAGTAGATTTAGATGCTATGGAAGTCATTTTCACTAGCCTTGTTGAATATCTTCAACTTGAAAATACATATAATGTTTTCATTTTGAATCCAAAGCGTGATGCAAAGCGACCTAAATATGGATACAG AAGAGGTTTATCAGATTCCGAATTAAGTTTTCTCAAAGAG AACAAGACCTTACAAACAATGATTCGTCAGTCAGGAGGCACTCCCGAAGCTGTTCTTG CATTGGATAAGATTAAGAAGCCTGTGTACGAAAAACATCCTGGGGTAGAGTTCTCTTTGAGGATAGCTGAAGACAGTGAGACG GTAGAGTGGTACAATATGTGCCTGGAAGCCCTGAATAACATTGACAAGTTATCTCATGGGAAGGATACTGCTTCCATCATTCAGAACAAAGTGTTGCAG TTATTGAAAGGGAAGAATGAAGATATGAAGCTTGTTTTTGAAAAGGAATTAAGATCTGGAGATTATAGTGCTCAAGCAGAATGTCTTACAGATACGTGGATTGGAAAAGACAG ATGGGCCTTTATTGATTTGAGTGCGGGTCCTTTCTCATGGGGCCCAGCAGTTGGTGGAGAAGGTGTGCGGACAGAACTGAGTTTACCAAATGTAGAGAAAACAATTGGCTCAGTTTCAG AGCTTTCAGAAGATGAAGCTGAAGATCGCTTGCAAGAAGCTATTCAGGAAAAGTTTGCTGTTTTTGGGGAT AAAGATCATCAAGCAATTGATATTCTCCTAGCAGAGATTGATATATATGAACTTTTTGCTTTCAAACATTGCAAGGGGAGGAGAGTTAAGCTGGCTCTTTGTGAAG AGCTTGATGAGAGAATGCGGGATTTGAAAAATGAGCTACAGTCATTTGAAGGGGAAGAATATGATGAAGCCCATAAAACAAAAGCCATAGAGGCATTGAAACGAATGGAGAATTGGAACTTGTTTAGTGATACTCATGAG GAGCACCAAAATTACACAGTGGCTCGTGATACTTTTCTAGCAGATTTGGGTGCAACATTATGGGGGTCAATGCGACACATCATATCACCTTCCATTGCTGAGGGGGCATTTCATTATTATGAAAAGATATCATTTCAGTTATTTTTCATCACACAAGAg AAATTCAAGCGTTTTGATCAATTACCAGTGGATCTTGACGCTCTGAAGATAGGGCTCCAGTCTTTGTTGCTATCTTCTCAGAAGTTGTCTTTCAGTCCCCATAT GTTACCACTTTCAGAGGATCCTGCTTTGGCAATGGCATTTTCTGTGGCACGGCGAGCAGCTGCTGTCCCACTATTGCTTGTTAATGGaacatatagaaaaaatattcacACATATCTTGATTCCTCCATTCTTCAGTATCAACTACAGAGGTTGAACGATCATGGCTCTCTcaaag GTATGCATGCTCATAGCAGGTCCACACTCGAGGTTCCAATCTTTTGGTTCATCCATGGCGAACCACTGTTTGTTGACAAACATTATCAGGCTAAGGCACTTTCAGACATGATTATTGTTGCCCAGTCAGAGACCTCAACCTGGGAGAGCCATCTACAGTGTAATGGACGTTCACTTTTGATGGATCTAAG GAGGCCAATAAAAGCTGCACTGGCTGCTGCTTCTGAACATTTGGCTGGTCTGATACCTCTACATCTTGTTTACAGTCAAGCCCACGAAACTGCAATGGAG GATTGGATGTGGTCGGTGGGATGCAATCCTTACTCCATCACTTCTCAAGGCTGGCACATTTCGCAATTTCAATCCGATACAATTGCTCGTAGTTACATCATAACAACTCTCGAAGAGTCTATAGAGATGGTCAATTCAGCCATCCATCTTCTTATCATGGAACGTACAA CCGAAAAATCCTTCAAGCTCTTCTTGTCTCAAGAGCGCGAGCTAGTCAACAAGTACAATTATGTTGTTAGCCTATGGAGAAGA atTTCAACTGTTTCGGGAGAATTGCATTATGTGGATGCCATAAGACTTTTACATACCCTTGAAGACGCATCCAAAGG ATTCTACGGTCTAGTAAATCAAACTAAAGCTCTTCTCCACCCTATTCACTgcacaaaagaaagaaaagttgAAGTAGTGTTTGATACGACGACAATTCCTGCTTTTCTAGTTGTCTTAGGAGTCCTATATATCTTGTTAAGGCCAAGACGACCGAAGCCAAAAATCAATTGA